A genomic segment from Tessaracoccus defluvii encodes:
- a CDS encoding LysR family transcriptional regulator: MDPRRLLIFRAIARAGSLSAGARELGWTQPAVSQQVHRLEREAGTQLFIRSTRGVELTDAGQALMRQADAIASHLDAARTEMDAYAEGRRGRVRLVAFPTALAAVVPDALAGLARTHPGIDVTIDEAEPPEAVEAIRSGDADLALTFRYAGEPFDPDLPATPIGTEPLRLVLPAGHRAVESLEDLADEPWVAGCERCRIHLLNVCSAAGFTPRIQHTTDDYVVVQALVARGLGVAILPDSALRAYRHPGTEAVELPGIGERILELVARPGTERVAAVAAVTAALTPVA; the protein is encoded by the coding sequence GTGGATCCCCGCCGTCTCCTCATCTTCCGCGCCATCGCCCGCGCAGGGTCGCTCAGCGCGGGCGCCAGGGAACTGGGCTGGACCCAGCCTGCCGTCAGCCAGCAGGTGCACCGGCTCGAACGCGAGGCCGGCACCCAGCTGTTCATCCGCAGCACGCGCGGCGTCGAGCTGACCGATGCGGGGCAGGCGCTGATGCGGCAGGCCGACGCGATCGCCAGCCACCTCGACGCGGCACGCACCGAGATGGACGCCTACGCGGAGGGTCGGCGTGGGCGCGTGCGGCTCGTGGCGTTCCCGACGGCGCTGGCGGCGGTCGTGCCCGACGCGCTGGCGGGCCTCGCCCGCACCCATCCGGGCATCGACGTCACGATCGACGAGGCCGAGCCGCCCGAGGCGGTCGAGGCGATCCGCTCCGGGGATGCCGACCTGGCGCTGACGTTCCGCTATGCGGGTGAGCCGTTCGACCCGGACCTGCCAGCGACGCCGATCGGCACCGAACCGCTGCGGCTGGTTCTGCCCGCCGGCCATCGGGCGGTGGAGTCGCTGGAGGACCTGGCCGACGAGCCGTGGGTGGCCGGCTGCGAGCGCTGCCGCATCCATCTGCTGAACGTCTGTTCCGCCGCCGGATTCACGCCGCGGATCCAGCACACCACCGACGACTACGTCGTCGTCCAGGCCCTCGTGGCCCGCGGGCTCGGGGTCGCGATCCTGCCCGATTCGGCGCTGCGCGCGTACCGTCACCCCGGCACGGAGGCCGTGGAGCTGCCGGGCATCGGGGAGCGGATCCTCGAGCTGGTGGCCCGCCCGGGGACCGAGCGGGTAGCGGCGGTGGCCGCGGTGACGGCGGCGCTCACCCCCGTCGCGTGA
- a CDS encoding DUF368 domain-containing protein, giving the protein MSEPTQPHPEDSEVTGPDSVGRWFARLLKGFAVGVGAILPGLSGGVLAVIFNIYSPMIRFLANIRKNFVKNVLYFIPVGIGGMLGVVVFAKAVEAAFETYAAQFIVLFIGFVIGTFPSLFRQAGKRGRSRLDWGILVGSAVGIMVLMLVANSASVTVPPSIPVWLGSGALIGLGLIVPGLSPSNFLIFFDLYDKMSADIAALQLATIIPIAVGGIVCVLLASKVVAWMFDTHYSRMYHLILGLVVGSSLAIFPTKVFPAYTTQGLADSGLSLGVALAFGIAMLVVGTVASYLFSKVEDRVAVRREAIEAEAKEPEAV; this is encoded by the coding sequence ATGTCAGAGCCCACCCAGCCCCACCCCGAGGACTCCGAGGTCACCGGACCCGACAGCGTCGGCCGCTGGTTCGCCCGACTCCTCAAGGGTTTCGCGGTGGGCGTCGGCGCGATCCTGCCCGGCCTGTCGGGCGGCGTGCTCGCCGTGATCTTCAACATCTACAGCCCGATGATCCGGTTCCTGGCGAACATCAGGAAGAACTTCGTCAAGAACGTCCTCTACTTCATCCCGGTCGGCATCGGCGGCATGCTCGGCGTCGTCGTCTTCGCCAAGGCGGTGGAGGCGGCGTTCGAGACGTACGCGGCGCAGTTCATCGTGCTGTTCATCGGCTTCGTCATCGGCACCTTCCCCTCCCTGTTCAGGCAGGCGGGCAAGCGCGGCCGCAGCCGCCTCGACTGGGGCATCCTCGTCGGATCCGCCGTCGGCATCATGGTCCTCATGCTGGTCGCCAACTCGGCCAGCGTGACGGTGCCGCCCAGCATCCCCGTGTGGCTCGGCTCGGGCGCGCTCATCGGGCTGGGCCTCATCGTGCCCGGCCTCAGCCCGTCGAACTTCCTCATCTTCTTCGACCTCTACGACAAGATGTCCGCCGACATCGCCGCCCTGCAGCTCGCCACGATCATCCCGATCGCCGTCGGCGGCATCGTGTGCGTGCTGCTGGCGTCCAAGGTCGTCGCCTGGATGTTCGACACCCACTACTCCCGGATGTACCACCTGATCCTCGGCCTCGTCGTGGGGTCGTCGCTGGCGATCTTCCCCACAAAGGTGTTCCCCGCCTACACGACGCAGGGGCTGGCCGACAGCGGGCTCTCGCTCGGCGTCGCGCTGGCCTTCGGCATCGCGATGCTCGTCGTCGGCACCGTCGCGTCGTACCTGTTCAGCAAGGTGGAGGACCGGGTCGCCGTGCGCCGCGAGGCCATCGAGGCAGAGGCCAAGGAGCCGGAGGCCGTCTGA
- a CDS encoding GNAT family N-acetyltransferase, whose translation MTTIHRFGLPTHHTDPAWVEYTALGRAQDREYFGPGWDASPEAILDRARRSLDRHEVHRFLARRDGDAVGCAMVRRNLLDDPDAVDVSVYVLPGHRRSGVGSALAAAVRELVGDLPVTRATAWLLAPIPTGEVLRPPNGVGAVPADDPGVRLALDNGFELLQVERVSRFDFAAPLQDPAEALAAASAVAGDDFEVISWEGAAPADMRADLAVLQQRMSIDPPSGDLTVVESRWDAERVRYEDERLLPTMRRWRTVVRHRPTGQVVGLTELNRELTNPEGFVAQEDTIVLPKFRGHRLGMLIKAANLEFVRAVLPGAGSVITWNAEENRHMLAVNEALGFRPILVEGAFERPLS comes from the coding sequence ATGACGACCATCCACCGCTTCGGCCTGCCGACGCATCACACCGATCCCGCGTGGGTCGAGTACACGGCGCTGGGCCGCGCCCAGGACCGCGAATACTTCGGCCCCGGCTGGGACGCCAGCCCCGAAGCGATCCTCGACCGGGCCCGCCGCAGCCTGGACCGGCATGAGGTGCACCGCTTCCTCGCCCGGCGTGACGGCGACGCCGTCGGCTGCGCCATGGTGCGCCGCAACCTGCTTGACGACCCGGACGCCGTCGACGTTTCGGTCTACGTCCTGCCCGGGCACCGACGGAGCGGCGTCGGCTCAGCCCTGGCGGCGGCGGTGCGTGAGTTGGTCGGCGACCTGCCCGTCACCCGCGCCACCGCCTGGCTGCTCGCCCCCATCCCGACCGGTGAGGTGCTGCGCCCGCCGAACGGCGTCGGCGCCGTCCCCGCCGACGACCCCGGCGTCCGGCTCGCGCTCGACAACGGCTTCGAGCTGCTGCAGGTCGAGCGGGTCAGCCGCTTCGACTTCGCCGCCCCGCTGCAGGATCCGGCCGAGGCACTGGCCGCGGCCAGCGCCGTCGCCGGCGACGACTTCGAGGTGATCTCGTGGGAGGGCGCCGCGCCGGCCGATATGCGCGCCGACCTGGCGGTCCTGCAGCAGCGGATGAGCATCGACCCGCCGTCGGGTGACCTCACCGTCGTGGAGTCCAGATGGGACGCGGAACGGGTCCGCTACGAGGACGAGCGGCTGCTGCCGACGATGCGCCGGTGGCGCACCGTCGTGCGGCACCGACCCACTGGCCAGGTCGTCGGGCTCACGGAACTGAACCGGGAACTCACGAACCCGGAGGGCTTTGTCGCGCAGGAGGACACGATCGTCCTGCCCAAGTTCCGCGGCCACCGCCTGGGGATGCTGATCAAGGCGGCGAACCTGGAGTTCGTCCGCGCCGTCCTGCCCGGCGCGGGCTCCGTGATCACCTGGAATGCGGAGGAGAACCGGCACATGCTGGCGGTCAACGAGGCGCTGGGATTCCGGCCGATCCTTGTCGAGGGGGCCTTCGAGCGTCCGCTGAGCTGA
- a CDS encoding HNH endonuclease, with the protein MATTRRVRASRRRARRVAASGSDLTADEWFLILDAWRACAYCGADGAALQKDCVLPISRGGRYTLDNVVPACASCNASKCNSEVTTWMRRHRLDESDFLVRWAETMQVLRAASDGSPG; encoded by the coding sequence ATGGCCACCACCCGACGCGTCCGCGCCTCGCGTCGCCGCGCCCGCCGGGTCGCGGCGTCCGGCAGCGACCTGACCGCCGACGAGTGGTTCCTGATCCTCGACGCCTGGCGGGCCTGCGCCTACTGCGGCGCAGACGGTGCTGCGCTCCAGAAGGACTGCGTGCTGCCCATCTCCCGCGGCGGCCGCTACACGCTCGACAACGTGGTGCCGGCCTGCGCCTCCTGCAACGCCAGCAAGTGCAACTCGGAGGTCACCACCTGGATGCGGCGGCACCGGCTGGACGAGTCGGACTTCCTGGTCCGCTGGGCCGAGACGATGCAGGTGTTGAGGGCCGCTTCTGACGGATCGCCCGGCTAG
- a CDS encoding SWIM zinc finger family protein produces MARWTEAQVLAAAPDTSSVAAARKLAKPGPWTETGANEILVWGSCQGSGKNPYQVSIDLEGPAYRCSCPSRKFPCKHALALLLLWAGGLVGEGAEAAGFAQEWADKRATRSEARTVRAEAPADPEAQARRLAERIARMDAGVDDLILWLTDLVRAGLVTARTQPYAFWDRAAARLVDAQLPGLADRVRELATHAAGEAWADDLLRHLGRLWLLAQAWRRRDELPAPLAADLRAAVGWSTQREQLSDGETRTDTWQVLGAFRTTDGPLQQQRTWVRADGGPVGLILETAGPGQALGIPQLAGARLAGTAAWYPGNAPARLYFPEPPTPVEPATDAGPAVTVAEARAQVATALAGVPWRDRFPVTLAAARFRHDPQAVVDAAGDAFALTADTNLILLLALTGGHPHDVFGELEAGRFRPLTLALDGKTVAL; encoded by the coding sequence GTGGCTCGCTGGACCGAGGCACAGGTGCTGGCCGCCGCGCCCGACACCTCGTCCGTGGCCGCCGCCCGCAAGCTCGCCAAGCCCGGCCCCTGGACAGAGACAGGGGCCAACGAGATCCTCGTCTGGGGCAGCTGTCAGGGAAGCGGCAAGAATCCGTATCAGGTGAGCATCGACCTGGAGGGCCCCGCCTACCGCTGCTCCTGCCCGAGCCGGAAGTTCCCCTGCAAACACGCCCTCGCGCTGCTCCTGCTGTGGGCCGGCGGCCTGGTGGGGGAGGGGGCCGAGGCGGCCGGCTTCGCCCAGGAGTGGGCAGACAAGCGGGCCACCCGCAGCGAGGCCCGCACCGTCCGCGCCGAGGCACCCGCCGACCCGGAGGCGCAGGCCAGGCGCCTCGCCGAGCGGATCGCCCGGATGGACGCCGGCGTCGACGACCTCATCCTCTGGCTCACCGACCTCGTCCGTGCCGGGCTGGTCACCGCCCGCACCCAGCCCTACGCCTTCTGGGACCGCGCCGCGGCCCGCCTCGTCGACGCCCAGCTTCCCGGCCTCGCCGACCGCGTCCGCGAGCTCGCCACCCACGCCGCGGGAGAGGCCTGGGCCGACGACCTGCTCCGCCACCTCGGACGACTGTGGCTGCTCGCCCAGGCCTGGCGCCGTCGGGACGAACTGCCCGCACCGCTGGCCGCCGACCTGCGTGCCGCCGTCGGGTGGTCGACGCAGCGCGAACAGCTGAGCGACGGCGAGACCCGCACCGACACGTGGCAGGTGCTCGGCGCTTTCCGCACGACGGACGGGCCGCTCCAGCAGCAGCGCACCTGGGTCCGGGCCGACGGCGGGCCCGTCGGGCTGATCCTCGAGACGGCAGGGCCGGGCCAGGCCCTCGGCATCCCGCAGCTGGCCGGCGCCCGCCTCGCCGGCACGGCCGCCTGGTACCCGGGCAACGCCCCGGCCCGGCTCTACTTCCCGGAACCGCCCACCCCGGTCGAGCCCGCCACGGACGCCGGGCCCGCCGTCACCGTCGCCGAGGCGCGGGCCCAGGTGGCCACGGCCCTCGCCGGGGTCCCCTGGCGGGACCGGTTCCCCGTCACCCTCGCAGCAGCCCGCTTCCGCCACGACCCGCAGGCCGTCGTCGACGCTGCGGGCGACGCCTTCGCGCTCACCGCGGACACGAACCTCATCCTGCTCCTCGCGCTGACGGGTGGGCACCCCCACGACGTGTTCGGAGAGCTGGAGGCGGGGCGGTTCCGCCCGCTCACCCTCGCCCTCGACGGGAAGACGGTGGCGCTGTGA
- a CDS encoding DUF5691 domain-containing protein, translating to MSVEAWMRSVEATALVGTGRRAPGPVPPIGIAPVDDGDPQTQLLDQAAVLDVLTRAAATPDRREPEAPCPPQARPAAPPEAEQLLRLLIHQPPLKGNERLRAIEHWLTRCAGSGYSVPVALLPDLLTLARQDSVLRPALRASWDQRGAWLASRFEPTLVDPGSGPDGDLDVDGWRKLSAKEATSRLTELRDVDAAAGLARLVELWPGYSAKERGQVIDALGTGLSLDDASFLEAALDDKGKATREAAARLLARLPGSGLVSRMSARLRSLIDVTEVPRGGDSAGSSAGRRRWSGSCPRPRWTRPASATASGRRPPTRTGATGCVRSWRPRTRGR from the coding sequence GTGAGCGTGGAGGCATGGATGCGCTCGGTCGAGGCCACCGCACTCGTCGGCACAGGCCGCCGCGCACCGGGCCCCGTTCCTCCCATCGGCATCGCGCCCGTCGACGACGGTGACCCGCAGACGCAGCTCCTCGACCAGGCCGCCGTCCTCGACGTCCTGACCCGCGCGGCCGCCACCCCCGACCGCCGGGAGCCCGAGGCGCCGTGCCCTCCGCAGGCCCGGCCGGCCGCCCCGCCGGAAGCGGAGCAGCTGCTGAGGCTGCTGATCCACCAGCCACCGCTCAAGGGGAACGAGCGGCTGCGCGCCATCGAGCACTGGCTCACGCGCTGCGCCGGCTCCGGATACTCGGTGCCCGTCGCGTTGCTGCCCGACCTGCTCACCCTCGCGCGCCAGGACTCGGTGCTCCGGCCTGCCCTGCGCGCCTCCTGGGACCAGCGGGGCGCGTGGCTCGCCAGCCGCTTCGAGCCCACCCTCGTCGATCCCGGCAGCGGGCCCGACGGCGACCTCGATGTGGACGGCTGGCGCAAGCTGTCGGCGAAGGAGGCGACGTCGCGGCTGACCGAGCTCAGGGATGTGGACGCGGCGGCCGGCCTCGCCCGCCTGGTCGAGCTGTGGCCTGGCTACAGCGCCAAAGAGCGCGGCCAGGTGATCGACGCCCTCGGCACGGGCCTGTCGCTCGACGACGCGTCGTTCCTCGAGGCGGCGCTGGATGACAAGGGGAAGGCCACCCGCGAGGCCGCCGCTCGGCTCCTTGCCCGGCTTCCCGGCAGCGGGCTGGTCTCCCGCATGTCTGCGCGGCTCCGCTCCCTGATCGACGTGACCGAGGTCCCGCGGGGCGGGGACTCGGCCGGGTCCTCGGCAGGACGTCGACGGTGGTCAGGGTCGTGCCCCCGGCCGAGGTGGACGCGGCCGGCGTCCGCGACGGCCTCCGGCCGCAGGCCACCGACCCGGACCGGCGCCACTGGCTGTGTCAGATCCTGGAGGCCGCGGACCCGCGGACGCTGA
- a CDS encoding DUF5691 domain-containing protein produces MDAAGVRDGLRPQATDPDRRHWLCQILEAADPRTLNEVSGLPPQELVEALELDEQVAAALATAVARHADREWAAALLPHPSLRNGRDLALLLDPAQRDAWLIGLIRTAPPAEAAHALLNVPRPWVKPVAAVVIDRLISDKDRGHFLLGVASMPDGFGPDALPLLATLPADLPADLGGITLRAARQFLIFNQTIDEAFASTQPPHLQEEHA; encoded by the coding sequence GTGGACGCGGCCGGCGTCCGCGACGGCCTCCGGCCGCAGGCCACCGACCCGGACCGGCGCCACTGGCTGTGTCAGATCCTGGAGGCCGCGGACCCGCGGACGCTGAACGAGGTGTCCGGCCTCCCGCCGCAGGAACTGGTCGAGGCCCTCGAACTCGACGAGCAGGTCGCTGCGGCGCTGGCCACGGCCGTCGCCAGGCACGCAGACCGCGAGTGGGCCGCCGCGCTGCTTCCCCATCCGAGCCTCAGGAACGGGAGGGACCTGGCGCTGCTCCTCGACCCGGCCCAGCGCGACGCGTGGCTGATCGGGCTCATCCGCACCGCTCCCCCCGCCGAGGCGGCGCATGCGCTGCTGAACGTTCCGCGCCCCTGGGTGAAGCCCGTCGCTGCCGTCGTCATCGACCGGCTGATCTCCGACAAGGACCGCGGCCACTTCCTCCTGGGCGTCGCCTCGATGCCGGACGGCTTCGGCCCGGACGCCCTGCCGCTGCTGGCCACCCTGCCCGCCGACCTCCCCGCCGACCTCGGCGGCATCACGCTGCGCGCAGCCCGCCAGTTCCTGATCTTCAACCAGACCATCGACGAGGCGTTCGCCTCAACCCAGCCACCGCACCTGCAGGAGGAACACGCGTGA
- a CDS encoding ATP-binding protein — MSTTTESVLRAHAEQAYAAELEALAAVDDRPRPPRWRLSPWAVATYLLGGTLADGTIITPKYLGNRRLIEIAIASLATDRALLLLGVPGTAKSWVSEHLAAAVSGNSTLVVQGTAGTPEEAIRYGWNYARLLAEGPSTAALVPGPVMRAMADGGLVRVEELTRIPADVQDSLITILSEKTLPIPELDTEVQAVRGFNLIATANNRDKGVNDLSSALRRRFTTVVLPLPDSLDQEVEIVQTRVVSLGASLELPADLAALSEIRRVVTVMRELRSGVTADGRTTIKSPTSTLSTAEAISVMTSGLSLAAHFGDGAVGAHDVAAGLVGAVVKDPVQDTVVWREYLETVVRNRPEWADLYRACRDLDVAG, encoded by the coding sequence GTGAGCACCACCACCGAATCGGTCCTTCGCGCCCATGCCGAGCAGGCGTATGCCGCAGAGCTCGAGGCGCTCGCCGCCGTCGACGACCGGCCCCGCCCGCCCCGCTGGCGGCTGTCGCCGTGGGCCGTGGCGACCTACCTGCTGGGCGGCACGCTGGCAGACGGCACCATCATCACGCCGAAGTACCTCGGCAACCGGCGCCTCATCGAGATCGCCATCGCGTCGCTGGCCACCGACCGGGCGCTGCTGCTGCTGGGCGTCCCCGGCACGGCGAAGTCATGGGTCAGCGAACACCTCGCCGCCGCCGTCAGCGGCAATTCGACCCTGGTCGTGCAGGGCACCGCGGGCACGCCCGAGGAGGCCATCCGCTACGGCTGGAACTACGCCCGCCTGCTCGCCGAGGGCCCGTCGACGGCGGCGTTGGTGCCCGGCCCCGTGATGCGCGCCATGGCCGACGGCGGCCTCGTCCGCGTCGAGGAGCTGACCCGCATCCCCGCCGACGTGCAGGACTCCCTCATCACGATCCTCAGCGAGAAGACGCTGCCGATCCCGGAGCTCGACACCGAGGTGCAGGCCGTGCGCGGCTTCAACCTCATCGCCACCGCAAACAATCGTGACAAGGGCGTCAACGACCTGTCGTCGGCCCTGCGCCGCCGCTTCACCACCGTCGTGCTTCCCCTGCCCGACTCGCTCGACCAGGAGGTGGAGATCGTCCAGACCCGCGTGGTCAGCCTCGGCGCCTCCCTCGAGCTGCCGGCCGATCTCGCCGCGCTCAGCGAGATCCGCCGCGTCGTCACCGTCATGCGTGAACTCCGCTCCGGCGTCACGGCGGACGGCCGCACCACCATCAAGTCGCCGACGTCGACCCTCTCGACCGCCGAGGCGATCTCCGTGATGACCAGCGGGCTGAGCCTCGCCGCTCACTTCGGCGACGGCGCCGTCGGCGCGCACGACGTCGCGGCCGGCCTCGTCGGGGCCGTCGTCAAGGACCCGGTGCAGGACACCGTCGTGTGGCGCGAGTACCTGGAGACCGTGGTGCGGAACCGGCCCGAGTGGGCCGACCTGTACCGCGCGTGCCGTGACCTCGACGTGGCCGGCTGA
- a CDS encoding DUF5682 family protein, translating to MTSVHVLGVRHHGPGSARSVAEALDELRPDLVLIEGPPELDALHPLAGDPDLVPPVAALVYASDEPQRASFYPMAAFSPEWVALRWAAAAGVPQRFIDLPASHRVGIVRAAAERAAAEATGEEDADEEDAALRFGDADDAAPADEPATVPADPITTLARVAGYDDPERWWEDAVEQRSGSALERFAAIAEGIAELRADEDGDPGVRDDDGELDFDALEHPLGRPMTGLREAAMRRELRAAMKEGHDTIVVVCGAWHAPALDPAAFPPVAHDSRLLRGLPKAKMSAAWVPWTANRLSLASGYGAGVTSPGWYRHLFDHWATGADHDAALGWLVRVARELRAQGIDASTASVVDAARLATNLAALRGRPSPGLTELYDAALGVLADGNPLPLQLVDDALVVGHDLGSVPESAPLVPLAADLAKAQKSTRLKPGAAQQLVTLDLRTDAGRARSLLLHRLRLLDIDWGEIAYATRTTGTFKEQWQLEWRPELAIALVEASLFGTTILGAATAKAAHLAADASVPELSRLIDRCLVAEIPVHEVVARLAELTAVHTDVLDLLDSIEPLARVSRYGTVRRVDTDEVVAVLRTIVVRACVGLPVAAAAIDAGEAARLLRAVDSAHAGLTLIEDEDLLAQWHAALGVVAARDQIPGLVAGRATRLLLDAGLLERDAVAVSMRRWLSLAHDPGDAAGWLDGFLAGSAVILVHDPALLSIVDGWVAQVEPEAFDDLLPLLRRTFSEFAKPERRMIGERVSRGAVVEAAPAELRLEAAGPALATVAGLLGWKESA from the coding sequence ATGACGAGCGTCCACGTCCTGGGGGTGCGGCATCACGGGCCAGGGTCGGCGCGCTCCGTCGCCGAGGCCCTCGACGAGCTGCGCCCCGACCTGGTCCTGATCGAGGGCCCGCCCGAGCTCGACGCCCTGCACCCGCTGGCCGGCGACCCCGACCTGGTGCCGCCCGTCGCGGCGCTGGTCTACGCGTCCGACGAGCCGCAGCGCGCCAGCTTCTACCCCATGGCGGCGTTCTCCCCGGAATGGGTCGCGCTGCGGTGGGCCGCGGCGGCGGGGGTGCCGCAGAGGTTCATCGACCTGCCGGCCTCGCACCGCGTCGGGATCGTGCGCGCCGCAGCGGAGCGGGCCGCGGCCGAGGCCACCGGTGAAGAGGACGCTGACGAGGAGGACGCGGCGCTGCGCTTCGGGGACGCCGACGACGCCGCGCCGGCCGATGAGCCCGCGACGGTGCCCGCCGACCCGATCACCACGCTGGCCCGCGTCGCCGGCTACGACGACCCCGAGCGCTGGTGGGAGGACGCCGTCGAGCAGCGCTCCGGCTCCGCCCTCGAGCGCTTCGCCGCCATCGCCGAAGGGATCGCGGAGCTGCGCGCCGACGAGGACGGCGACCCCGGCGTCCGCGACGACGACGGCGAACTCGACTTCGACGCCCTCGAACATCCGCTCGGCCGCCCCATGACCGGGCTGCGCGAGGCGGCCATGCGGCGCGAGCTGCGCGCCGCCATGAAGGAGGGGCACGACACGATCGTCGTCGTCTGCGGAGCCTGGCATGCCCCCGCGCTCGACCCGGCCGCGTTCCCGCCCGTCGCGCACGACTCCCGGCTGCTCCGCGGGCTGCCGAAGGCGAAGATGTCGGCGGCCTGGGTGCCGTGGACGGCGAACCGGCTCTCGCTGGCCTCCGGCTACGGGGCCGGCGTCACGTCGCCCGGCTGGTACCGCCACCTGTTCGACCACTGGGCCACCGGCGCCGACCACGACGCCGCCCTCGGCTGGCTCGTCCGCGTCGCCCGCGAGCTGCGGGCCCAGGGGATCGACGCGTCCACCGCGTCCGTCGTCGACGCGGCCCGCCTCGCCACCAACCTCGCCGCGCTCCGCGGACGTCCCAGCCCCGGCCTGACCGAGCTGTACGACGCGGCCCTCGGGGTCCTCGCCGACGGCAACCCGCTACCCCTGCAACTGGTGGACGACGCGCTGGTCGTCGGGCATGACCTCGGCTCCGTGCCCGAGTCGGCGCCGCTCGTGCCGCTCGCGGCCGACCTGGCGAAGGCGCAGAAGTCCACCCGGCTCAAGCCCGGCGCCGCGCAGCAGCTGGTCACCCTCGACCTGCGCACCGACGCCGGCCGCGCCCGGTCGCTGCTGCTGCACCGGCTGCGGCTGCTCGACATCGACTGGGGCGAGATCGCCTACGCGACCCGCACCACCGGCACCTTCAAGGAACAGTGGCAGCTCGAGTGGCGCCCCGAACTGGCGATCGCGCTGGTCGAGGCGTCGCTGTTCGGCACCACCATCCTCGGCGCGGCGACGGCGAAGGCGGCCCACCTCGCAGCCGACGCGTCGGTGCCGGAACTGTCGCGCCTGATCGACCGGTGTCTGGTCGCCGAGATCCCCGTCCACGAGGTCGTGGCACGGCTCGCCGAGCTGACCGCCGTCCACACCGACGTCCTGGACCTGCTCGATTCCATCGAGCCGCTCGCCCGCGTCAGCCGGTACGGCACCGTGCGCCGCGTCGACACCGACGAGGTCGTCGCCGTCCTGCGCACCATCGTCGTGCGGGCCTGCGTGGGGCTTCCCGTCGCGGCCGCGGCGATCGACGCGGGGGAGGCGGCCCGGCTCCTGCGGGCCGTCGACTCCGCCCACGCCGGGCTGACCCTGATCGAGGACGAGGACCTCCTCGCGCAGTGGCACGCGGCGCTCGGCGTCGTCGCCGCCCGCGATCAGATCCCCGGCCTCGTCGCGGGGCGCGCCACCCGGCTGCTGCTCGATGCGGGCCTGCTGGAGCGCGACGCCGTCGCCGTCTCGATGCGGCGCTGGCTGTCGCTCGCGCACGACCCCGGCGACGCGGCGGGCTGGCTGGACGGCTTCCTCGCCGGCTCCGCCGTCATCCTCGTGCACGACCCTGCGCTGCTGTCCATCGTCGACGGCTGGGTCGCCCAGGTCGAGCCCGAGGCGTTCGACGATCTGCTGCCGCTGCTGCGCCGCACATTCTCCGAGTTCGCCAAGCCAGAACGGCGGATGATCGGCGAGCGTGTCTCCCGCGGCGCGGTCGTCGAGGCGGCGCCCGCCGAACTGCGGCTGGAGGCCGCCGGCCCGGCCCTCGCCACCGTCGCCGGGCTGCTCGGCTGGAAGGAGTCCGCATGA
- a CDS encoding VWA domain-containing protein: protein MSDEERLTRWRLILGADEADGVTLDGAPLTLSADDGNRDRVLGDLYDGTRRGGLGASSPRVARWLGDIRSYFPSSVVQVMQGDAMERLGLSQLLLEPEMMKAVQPDISLVSTLLSLTGVIPAHSKETARAVVRHVTQELEERLRSRTIQAVTGALDRSNRTNRPRMRDIDWDRTITANLKHYLPEYNTVVPERLVGNARRRPQVQREIILCIDSSGSMGQSVVYSSVFGAVLASVSSLTTRLVVFDTAVVDLTEELDDPVDVLFGVQLGGGTDINRALAYCQGHITRPTDTVLVLISDLEEGGIAEEMLRRSREIVDSGATMIALLALSDDGRPHYDAGHAAALAEIGVPAFACTPDLFPDLMAAAIQRLDLGGWAAANDIVTTHGEAATG, encoded by the coding sequence ATGAGCGACGAGGAACGACTGACCCGCTGGCGGCTCATCCTCGGCGCCGACGAGGCCGACGGCGTCACCCTCGACGGCGCGCCGCTGACTCTCAGCGCCGACGACGGCAACCGCGACCGCGTGCTGGGCGACCTCTACGACGGCACCCGTCGCGGCGGGCTCGGCGCGTCCAGCCCCCGCGTCGCCCGCTGGCTGGGCGACATCCGCAGCTACTTCCCGTCGTCGGTGGTGCAGGTGATGCAGGGCGACGCGATGGAGCGGCTCGGCCTGTCGCAGCTGCTGCTGGAGCCGGAGATGATGAAGGCCGTCCAGCCCGACATCTCCCTTGTCAGCACCCTCCTGTCGCTGACGGGGGTGATCCCGGCGCACTCGAAGGAGACCGCGCGCGCCGTCGTCCGGCACGTCACCCAGGAGCTGGAGGAACGGCTGCGGTCCCGCACCATCCAGGCGGTCACGGGCGCGCTGGACCGGTCGAACCGCACCAACCGGCCCCGGATGCGCGACATCGACTGGGACCGCACGATCACGGCGAACCTGAAGCACTACCTGCCCGAGTACAACACCGTCGTGCCGGAGCGGCTCGTCGGCAACGCGCGGCGCAGGCCGCAGGTGCAGCGCGAGATCATCCTCTGCATCGACTCGTCGGGCTCGATGGGGCAGTCCGTCGTGTACTCCAGCGTGTTCGGGGCGGTGCTGGCGTCGGTCTCGTCGCTCACGACCCGGCTCGTGGTGTTCGACACCGCCGTCGTCGACCTGACCGAGGAGCTCGACGACCCCGTCGACGTGCTGTTCGGCGTGCAACTGGGCGGCGGCACCGACATCAACCGGGCCCTGGCCTATTGCCAGGGGCACATCACGCGGCCCACCGACACGGTGCTCGTGCTCATTTCCGACCTCGAGGAGGGCGGCATCGCCGAGGAGATGCTGCGCCGCAGCCGCGAGATCGTCGACTCCGGCGCGACCATGATCGCGCTGCTCGCCCTGAGCGACGACGGCCGCCCCCACTACGACGCAGGGCACGCGGCGGCGCTGGCCGAGATCGGGGTGCCCGCGTTCGCCTGCACCCCGGACCTGTTCCCCGACCTGATGGCCGCGGCGATCCAGCGCCTCGACCTGGGCGGGTGGGCGGCGGCCAACGACATCGTCACCACCCACGGGGAAGCAGCGACGGGGTGA